The following coding sequences are from one Zalophus californianus isolate mZalCal1 chromosome 15, mZalCal1.pri.v2, whole genome shotgun sequence window:
- the PLEKHS1 gene encoding pleckstrin homology domain-containing family S member 1 isoform X1, which produces MEPKPQKSPGKQFTFYYENEVCKQDYFIKSPPPQLFFSASSWKKRFFILSKSGERSLRLSYYKDQHRRGSIEIDRNSSVEVGISGREKMQSVHKMFKCRPDEVMSIRTTNREYFLIAQDREKIKDWVSFVSSFCHHGEPARHNPEQEKFKLCGKRPSSEPSPLLGPSSTSEAIGPTTPRNSLPDMHLMEKNSPGLRQAHLLRYFSSETTEDTEESHYISPQSILLELDTFVASNDSGESAEADSPDQFSKTTEDHYMSMKSCFFRETSHETADSEKESQALPESQNSGLHLQEQDSQSDSCLPPANMEAQTTNDKKRSASLTVVQLSILINNIPDEGQVEKLDVFLSPSDIINYLTLIEAAGQICVAQWQGPLRLGCLFFHGDHLLAVNDLKPHDLDEASLFLSRSVQKEKIKLTIGRIPNSEKFHAVACTCPLKDEGVVPFQVDSSGSGKTLKRSPAIRKNPCKGSRE; this is translated from the exons ATGGAACCCAAACCTCAGAAGAGTCCAG GCaaacaatttacattttattatgaaaatgaagTCTGCAAACAAGATTACTTTATTAAATCACCACCTCCTCAGCTTTTCTTCTCTGCT tccTCTTGGAAAAAGCggtttttcattctttcaaagagtGGGGAAAGGAGCCTGCGTCTTTCCTACTACAAAGACCAACATCGTCGAGGGTCCATTGAAATTGACCG AAATTCCAGTGTAGAAGTTGGCATAAGTGGCCGTGAAAAAATGCAGTCTGTACATAAGATGTTTAAATGCCGCCCTGATGAGGTGATGTCCATCCGAACCACTAACAGAGAATACTTCCTCATTGCTCAGGACAG GGAGAAGATTAAAGACTGGGTCAGCTTCGTGTCATCATTCTGCCACCATGGAGAGCCAGCACGCCACAATCCAGAG CAGGAGAAATTCAAACTGTGTGGTAAAAGGCCCTCCTCCGAACCCAGCCCTCTCCTTGGTCCTTCCAGCACATCAGAGGCTATCGGCCCCACCACACCAAGAAACAGTCTTCCAGACATG catttaatggaaaaaaattctccAGGACTCAGACAAGCCCATTTACTACGTTATTTCTCGTCAGAGACTACTGAAGATACAGAAGAGAGTCATTATATTAGTCCTCAAAGTATTCTTTTAGAG TTGGATACTTTTGTTGCTTCCAATGATTCTGGTGAATCTGCTGAAGCTGATAGTCCAGACCAGTTCTCCAAGACAACTGAGGATCACTACATGTCAATGAAATCCTG TTTTTTCAGAGAGACATCCCACGAGACTGCTGATAGCGAAAAGGAATCCCAGGCCCTTCCAGAGAGCCAGAATAGCGGGCTTCACTTGCAAGAACAAGATTCACAAAGTGACTCTTGTCTTCCACCTGCCAATATGGAAGCACAGACCACGAATGACAAAAAGCGGTCGGCCTCACTTACTGTTGTGCAATTATCTATACTAATCAA TAACATCCCTGATGAAGGCCAAGTGGAGAAATTAGATGTGTTCCTTTCTCCTTCCGACATCATCAATTATCTTACTCTCATAGAAGCCGCAGGACAGATATG TGTGGCTCAGTGGCAAGGCCCCCTGCGCCTGGGATGCTTATTCTTTCACGGAGATCATCTTTTGGCCGTGAATGACCTGAAGCCCCACGACCTGGACGAGGCCTCCTTGTTTCTCAGCCGGTCTGTCCAGAAGGAG aaaataaaactcacCATCGGCCGGATCCCAAATTCAGAGAAATTCCATGCTGTCGCCTGTACATGCCCCTTAAAAGATGAAGGTGTTGTACCTTTTCAAGTGGATAGCTCTGGATCAGGGAAGACACTGAAGAGGAGCCCAGCCATTAGAAAGAATCCGTGCAAAGGAAGTAGAGAGTAA
- the PLEKHS1 gene encoding pleckstrin homology domain-containing family S member 1 isoform X4, with product MEPKPQKSPGKQFTFYYENEVCKQDYFIKSPPPQLFFSASSWKKRFFILSKSGERSLRLSYYKDQHRRGSIEIDRNSSVEVGISGREKMQSVHKMFKCRPDEVMSIRTTNREYFLIAQDREKIKDWVSFVSSFCHHGEPARHNPEQEKFKLCGKRPSSEPSPLLGPSSTSEAIGPTTPRNSLPDMHLMEKNSPGLRQAHLLRYFSSETTEDTEESHYISPQSILLELDTFVASNDSGESAEADSPDQFSKTTEDHYMSMKSCFFRETSHETADSEKESQALPESQNSGLHLQEQDSQSDSCLPPANMEAQTTNDKKRNIPDEGQVEKLDVFLSPSDIINYLTLIEAAGQICVAQWQGPLRLGCLFFHGDHLLAVNDLKPHDLDEASLFLSRSVQKEKIKLTIGRIPNSEKFHAVACTCPLKDEGVVPFQVDSSGSGKTLKRSPAIRKNPCKGSRE from the exons ATGGAACCCAAACCTCAGAAGAGTCCAG GCaaacaatttacattttattatgaaaatgaagTCTGCAAACAAGATTACTTTATTAAATCACCACCTCCTCAGCTTTTCTTCTCTGCT tccTCTTGGAAAAAGCggtttttcattctttcaaagagtGGGGAAAGGAGCCTGCGTCTTTCCTACTACAAAGACCAACATCGTCGAGGGTCCATTGAAATTGACCG AAATTCCAGTGTAGAAGTTGGCATAAGTGGCCGTGAAAAAATGCAGTCTGTACATAAGATGTTTAAATGCCGCCCTGATGAGGTGATGTCCATCCGAACCACTAACAGAGAATACTTCCTCATTGCTCAGGACAG GGAGAAGATTAAAGACTGGGTCAGCTTCGTGTCATCATTCTGCCACCATGGAGAGCCAGCACGCCACAATCCAGAG CAGGAGAAATTCAAACTGTGTGGTAAAAGGCCCTCCTCCGAACCCAGCCCTCTCCTTGGTCCTTCCAGCACATCAGAGGCTATCGGCCCCACCACACCAAGAAACAGTCTTCCAGACATG catttaatggaaaaaaattctccAGGACTCAGACAAGCCCATTTACTACGTTATTTCTCGTCAGAGACTACTGAAGATACAGAAGAGAGTCATTATATTAGTCCTCAAAGTATTCTTTTAGAG TTGGATACTTTTGTTGCTTCCAATGATTCTGGTGAATCTGCTGAAGCTGATAGTCCAGACCAGTTCTCCAAGACAACTGAGGATCACTACATGTCAATGAAATCCTG TTTTTTCAGAGAGACATCCCACGAGACTGCTGATAGCGAAAAGGAATCCCAGGCCCTTCCAGAGAGCCAGAATAGCGGGCTTCACTTGCAAGAACAAGATTCACAAAGTGACTCTTGTCTTCCACCTGCCAATATGGAAGCACAGACCACGAATGACAAAAAGCG TAACATCCCTGATGAAGGCCAAGTGGAGAAATTAGATGTGTTCCTTTCTCCTTCCGACATCATCAATTATCTTACTCTCATAGAAGCCGCAGGACAGATATG TGTGGCTCAGTGGCAAGGCCCCCTGCGCCTGGGATGCTTATTCTTTCACGGAGATCATCTTTTGGCCGTGAATGACCTGAAGCCCCACGACCTGGACGAGGCCTCCTTGTTTCTCAGCCGGTCTGTCCAGAAGGAG aaaataaaactcacCATCGGCCGGATCCCAAATTCAGAGAAATTCCATGCTGTCGCCTGTACATGCCCCTTAAAAGATGAAGGTGTTGTACCTTTTCAAGTGGATAGCTCTGGATCAGGGAAGACACTGAAGAGGAGCCCAGCCATTAGAAAGAATCCGTGCAAAGGAAGTAGAGAGTAA
- the PLEKHS1 gene encoding pleckstrin homology domain-containing family S member 1 isoform X6, whose amino-acid sequence MEPKPQKSPGKQFTFYYENEVCKQDYFIKSPPPQLFFSASSWKKRFFILSKSGERSLRLSYYKDQHRRGSIEIDRNSSVEVGISGREKMQSVHKMFKCRPDEVMSIRTTNREYFLIAQDREKIKDWVSFVSSFCHHGEPARHNPEQEKFKLCGKRPSSEPSPLLGPSSTSEAIGPTTPRNSLPDMHLMEKNSPGLRQAHLLRYFSSETTEDTEESHYISPQSILLELDTFVASNDSGESAEADSPDQFSKTTEDHYMSMKSCNIPDEGQVEKLDVFLSPSDIINYLTLIEAAGQICVAQWQGPLRLGCLFFHGDHLLAVNDLKPHDLDEASLFLSRSVQKEKIKLTIGRIPNSEKFHAVACTCPLKDEGVVPFQVDSSGSGKTLKRSPAIRKNPCKGSRE is encoded by the exons ATGGAACCCAAACCTCAGAAGAGTCCAG GCaaacaatttacattttattatgaaaatgaagTCTGCAAACAAGATTACTTTATTAAATCACCACCTCCTCAGCTTTTCTTCTCTGCT tccTCTTGGAAAAAGCggtttttcattctttcaaagagtGGGGAAAGGAGCCTGCGTCTTTCCTACTACAAAGACCAACATCGTCGAGGGTCCATTGAAATTGACCG AAATTCCAGTGTAGAAGTTGGCATAAGTGGCCGTGAAAAAATGCAGTCTGTACATAAGATGTTTAAATGCCGCCCTGATGAGGTGATGTCCATCCGAACCACTAACAGAGAATACTTCCTCATTGCTCAGGACAG GGAGAAGATTAAAGACTGGGTCAGCTTCGTGTCATCATTCTGCCACCATGGAGAGCCAGCACGCCACAATCCAGAG CAGGAGAAATTCAAACTGTGTGGTAAAAGGCCCTCCTCCGAACCCAGCCCTCTCCTTGGTCCTTCCAGCACATCAGAGGCTATCGGCCCCACCACACCAAGAAACAGTCTTCCAGACATG catttaatggaaaaaaattctccAGGACTCAGACAAGCCCATTTACTACGTTATTTCTCGTCAGAGACTACTGAAGATACAGAAGAGAGTCATTATATTAGTCCTCAAAGTATTCTTTTAGAG TTGGATACTTTTGTTGCTTCCAATGATTCTGGTGAATCTGCTGAAGCTGATAGTCCAGACCAGTTCTCCAAGACAACTGAGGATCACTACATGTCAATGAAATCCTG TAACATCCCTGATGAAGGCCAAGTGGAGAAATTAGATGTGTTCCTTTCTCCTTCCGACATCATCAATTATCTTACTCTCATAGAAGCCGCAGGACAGATATG TGTGGCTCAGTGGCAAGGCCCCCTGCGCCTGGGATGCTTATTCTTTCACGGAGATCATCTTTTGGCCGTGAATGACCTGAAGCCCCACGACCTGGACGAGGCCTCCTTGTTTCTCAGCCGGTCTGTCCAGAAGGAG aaaataaaactcacCATCGGCCGGATCCCAAATTCAGAGAAATTCCATGCTGTCGCCTGTACATGCCCCTTAAAAGATGAAGGTGTTGTACCTTTTCAAGTGGATAGCTCTGGATCAGGGAAGACACTGAAGAGGAGCCCAGCCATTAGAAAGAATCCGTGCAAAGGAAGTAGAGAGTAA
- the PLEKHS1 gene encoding pleckstrin homology domain-containing family S member 1 isoform X2: MEPKPQKSPGKQFTFYYENEVCKQDYFIKSPPPQLFFSASSWKKRFFILSKSGERSLRLSYYKDQHRRGSIEIDRNSSVEVGISGREKMQSVHKMFKCRPDEVMSIRTTNREYFLIAQDREKIKDWVSFVSSFCHHGEPARHNPEEKFKLCGKRPSSEPSPLLGPSSTSEAIGPTTPRNSLPDMHLMEKNSPGLRQAHLLRYFSSETTEDTEESHYISPQSILLELDTFVASNDSGESAEADSPDQFSKTTEDHYMSMKSCFFRETSHETADSEKESQALPESQNSGLHLQEQDSQSDSCLPPANMEAQTTNDKKRSASLTVVQLSILINNIPDEGQVEKLDVFLSPSDIINYLTLIEAAGQICVAQWQGPLRLGCLFFHGDHLLAVNDLKPHDLDEASLFLSRSVQKEKIKLTIGRIPNSEKFHAVACTCPLKDEGVVPFQVDSSGSGKTLKRSPAIRKNPCKGSRE, from the exons ATGGAACCCAAACCTCAGAAGAGTCCAG GCaaacaatttacattttattatgaaaatgaagTCTGCAAACAAGATTACTTTATTAAATCACCACCTCCTCAGCTTTTCTTCTCTGCT tccTCTTGGAAAAAGCggtttttcattctttcaaagagtGGGGAAAGGAGCCTGCGTCTTTCCTACTACAAAGACCAACATCGTCGAGGGTCCATTGAAATTGACCG AAATTCCAGTGTAGAAGTTGGCATAAGTGGCCGTGAAAAAATGCAGTCTGTACATAAGATGTTTAAATGCCGCCCTGATGAGGTGATGTCCATCCGAACCACTAACAGAGAATACTTCCTCATTGCTCAGGACAG GGAGAAGATTAAAGACTGGGTCAGCTTCGTGTCATCATTCTGCCACCATGGAGAGCCAGCACGCCACAATCCAGAG GAGAAATTCAAACTGTGTGGTAAAAGGCCCTCCTCCGAACCCAGCCCTCTCCTTGGTCCTTCCAGCACATCAGAGGCTATCGGCCCCACCACACCAAGAAACAGTCTTCCAGACATG catttaatggaaaaaaattctccAGGACTCAGACAAGCCCATTTACTACGTTATTTCTCGTCAGAGACTACTGAAGATACAGAAGAGAGTCATTATATTAGTCCTCAAAGTATTCTTTTAGAG TTGGATACTTTTGTTGCTTCCAATGATTCTGGTGAATCTGCTGAAGCTGATAGTCCAGACCAGTTCTCCAAGACAACTGAGGATCACTACATGTCAATGAAATCCTG TTTTTTCAGAGAGACATCCCACGAGACTGCTGATAGCGAAAAGGAATCCCAGGCCCTTCCAGAGAGCCAGAATAGCGGGCTTCACTTGCAAGAACAAGATTCACAAAGTGACTCTTGTCTTCCACCTGCCAATATGGAAGCACAGACCACGAATGACAAAAAGCGGTCGGCCTCACTTACTGTTGTGCAATTATCTATACTAATCAA TAACATCCCTGATGAAGGCCAAGTGGAGAAATTAGATGTGTTCCTTTCTCCTTCCGACATCATCAATTATCTTACTCTCATAGAAGCCGCAGGACAGATATG TGTGGCTCAGTGGCAAGGCCCCCTGCGCCTGGGATGCTTATTCTTTCACGGAGATCATCTTTTGGCCGTGAATGACCTGAAGCCCCACGACCTGGACGAGGCCTCCTTGTTTCTCAGCCGGTCTGTCCAGAAGGAG aaaataaaactcacCATCGGCCGGATCCCAAATTCAGAGAAATTCCATGCTGTCGCCTGTACATGCCCCTTAAAAGATGAAGGTGTTGTACCTTTTCAAGTGGATAGCTCTGGATCAGGGAAGACACTGAAGAGGAGCCCAGCCATTAGAAAGAATCCGTGCAAAGGAAGTAGAGAGTAA
- the PLEKHS1 gene encoding pleckstrin homology domain-containing family S member 1 isoform X5, with the protein MEPKPQKSPGKQFTFYYENEVCKQDYFIKSPPPQLFFSASSWKKRFFILSKSGERSLRLSYYKDQHRRGSIEIDRNSSVEVGISGREKMQSVHKMFKCRPDEVMSIRTTNREYFLIAQDREKIKDWVSFVSSFCHHGEPARHNPEEKFKLCGKRPSSEPSPLLGPSSTSEAIGPTTPRNSLPDMHLMEKNSPGLRQAHLLRYFSSETTEDTEESHYISPQSILLELDTFVASNDSGESAEADSPDQFSKTTEDHYMSMKSCFFRETSHETADSEKESQALPESQNSGLHLQEQDSQSDSCLPPANMEAQTTNDKKRNIPDEGQVEKLDVFLSPSDIINYLTLIEAAGQICVAQWQGPLRLGCLFFHGDHLLAVNDLKPHDLDEASLFLSRSVQKEKIKLTIGRIPNSEKFHAVACTCPLKDEGVVPFQVDSSGSGKTLKRSPAIRKNPCKGSRE; encoded by the exons ATGGAACCCAAACCTCAGAAGAGTCCAG GCaaacaatttacattttattatgaaaatgaagTCTGCAAACAAGATTACTTTATTAAATCACCACCTCCTCAGCTTTTCTTCTCTGCT tccTCTTGGAAAAAGCggtttttcattctttcaaagagtGGGGAAAGGAGCCTGCGTCTTTCCTACTACAAAGACCAACATCGTCGAGGGTCCATTGAAATTGACCG AAATTCCAGTGTAGAAGTTGGCATAAGTGGCCGTGAAAAAATGCAGTCTGTACATAAGATGTTTAAATGCCGCCCTGATGAGGTGATGTCCATCCGAACCACTAACAGAGAATACTTCCTCATTGCTCAGGACAG GGAGAAGATTAAAGACTGGGTCAGCTTCGTGTCATCATTCTGCCACCATGGAGAGCCAGCACGCCACAATCCAGAG GAGAAATTCAAACTGTGTGGTAAAAGGCCCTCCTCCGAACCCAGCCCTCTCCTTGGTCCTTCCAGCACATCAGAGGCTATCGGCCCCACCACACCAAGAAACAGTCTTCCAGACATG catttaatggaaaaaaattctccAGGACTCAGACAAGCCCATTTACTACGTTATTTCTCGTCAGAGACTACTGAAGATACAGAAGAGAGTCATTATATTAGTCCTCAAAGTATTCTTTTAGAG TTGGATACTTTTGTTGCTTCCAATGATTCTGGTGAATCTGCTGAAGCTGATAGTCCAGACCAGTTCTCCAAGACAACTGAGGATCACTACATGTCAATGAAATCCTG TTTTTTCAGAGAGACATCCCACGAGACTGCTGATAGCGAAAAGGAATCCCAGGCCCTTCCAGAGAGCCAGAATAGCGGGCTTCACTTGCAAGAACAAGATTCACAAAGTGACTCTTGTCTTCCACCTGCCAATATGGAAGCACAGACCACGAATGACAAAAAGCG TAACATCCCTGATGAAGGCCAAGTGGAGAAATTAGATGTGTTCCTTTCTCCTTCCGACATCATCAATTATCTTACTCTCATAGAAGCCGCAGGACAGATATG TGTGGCTCAGTGGCAAGGCCCCCTGCGCCTGGGATGCTTATTCTTTCACGGAGATCATCTTTTGGCCGTGAATGACCTGAAGCCCCACGACCTGGACGAGGCCTCCTTGTTTCTCAGCCGGTCTGTCCAGAAGGAG aaaataaaactcacCATCGGCCGGATCCCAAATTCAGAGAAATTCCATGCTGTCGCCTGTACATGCCCCTTAAAAGATGAAGGTGTTGTACCTTTTCAAGTGGATAGCTCTGGATCAGGGAAGACACTGAAGAGGAGCCCAGCCATTAGAAAGAATCCGTGCAAAGGAAGTAGAGAGTAA
- the PLEKHS1 gene encoding pleckstrin homology domain-containing family S member 1 isoform X3 → MILGKQFTFYYENEVCKQDYFIKSPPPQLFFSASSWKKRFFILSKSGERSLRLSYYKDQHRRGSIEIDRNSSVEVGISGREKMQSVHKMFKCRPDEVMSIRTTNREYFLIAQDREKIKDWVSFVSSFCHHGEPARHNPEQEKFKLCGKRPSSEPSPLLGPSSTSEAIGPTTPRNSLPDMHLMEKNSPGLRQAHLLRYFSSETTEDTEESHYISPQSILLELDTFVASNDSGESAEADSPDQFSKTTEDHYMSMKSCFFRETSHETADSEKESQALPESQNSGLHLQEQDSQSDSCLPPANMEAQTTNDKKRSASLTVVQLSILINNIPDEGQVEKLDVFLSPSDIINYLTLIEAAGQICVAQWQGPLRLGCLFFHGDHLLAVNDLKPHDLDEASLFLSRSVQKEKIKLTIGRIPNSEKFHAVACTCPLKDEGVVPFQVDSSGSGKTLKRSPAIRKNPCKGSRE, encoded by the exons ATGATTCTTG GCaaacaatttacattttattatgaaaatgaagTCTGCAAACAAGATTACTTTATTAAATCACCACCTCCTCAGCTTTTCTTCTCTGCT tccTCTTGGAAAAAGCggtttttcattctttcaaagagtGGGGAAAGGAGCCTGCGTCTTTCCTACTACAAAGACCAACATCGTCGAGGGTCCATTGAAATTGACCG AAATTCCAGTGTAGAAGTTGGCATAAGTGGCCGTGAAAAAATGCAGTCTGTACATAAGATGTTTAAATGCCGCCCTGATGAGGTGATGTCCATCCGAACCACTAACAGAGAATACTTCCTCATTGCTCAGGACAG GGAGAAGATTAAAGACTGGGTCAGCTTCGTGTCATCATTCTGCCACCATGGAGAGCCAGCACGCCACAATCCAGAG CAGGAGAAATTCAAACTGTGTGGTAAAAGGCCCTCCTCCGAACCCAGCCCTCTCCTTGGTCCTTCCAGCACATCAGAGGCTATCGGCCCCACCACACCAAGAAACAGTCTTCCAGACATG catttaatggaaaaaaattctccAGGACTCAGACAAGCCCATTTACTACGTTATTTCTCGTCAGAGACTACTGAAGATACAGAAGAGAGTCATTATATTAGTCCTCAAAGTATTCTTTTAGAG TTGGATACTTTTGTTGCTTCCAATGATTCTGGTGAATCTGCTGAAGCTGATAGTCCAGACCAGTTCTCCAAGACAACTGAGGATCACTACATGTCAATGAAATCCTG TTTTTTCAGAGAGACATCCCACGAGACTGCTGATAGCGAAAAGGAATCCCAGGCCCTTCCAGAGAGCCAGAATAGCGGGCTTCACTTGCAAGAACAAGATTCACAAAGTGACTCTTGTCTTCCACCTGCCAATATGGAAGCACAGACCACGAATGACAAAAAGCGGTCGGCCTCACTTACTGTTGTGCAATTATCTATACTAATCAA TAACATCCCTGATGAAGGCCAAGTGGAGAAATTAGATGTGTTCCTTTCTCCTTCCGACATCATCAATTATCTTACTCTCATAGAAGCCGCAGGACAGATATG TGTGGCTCAGTGGCAAGGCCCCCTGCGCCTGGGATGCTTATTCTTTCACGGAGATCATCTTTTGGCCGTGAATGACCTGAAGCCCCACGACCTGGACGAGGCCTCCTTGTTTCTCAGCCGGTCTGTCCAGAAGGAG aaaataaaactcacCATCGGCCGGATCCCAAATTCAGAGAAATTCCATGCTGTCGCCTGTACATGCCCCTTAAAAGATGAAGGTGTTGTACCTTTTCAAGTGGATAGCTCTGGATCAGGGAAGACACTGAAGAGGAGCCCAGCCATTAGAAAGAATCCGTGCAAAGGAAGTAGAGAGTAA
- the PLEKHS1 gene encoding pleckstrin homology domain-containing family S member 1 isoform X7 has product MQSVHKMFKCRPDEVMSIRTTNREYFLIAQDREKIKDWVSFVSSFCHHGEPARHNPEQEKFKLCGKRPSSEPSPLLGPSSTSEAIGPTTPRNSLPDMHLMEKNSPGLRQAHLLRYFSSETTEDTEESHYISPQSILLELDTFVASNDSGESAEADSPDQFSKTTEDHYMSMKSCFFRETSHETADSEKESQALPESQNSGLHLQEQDSQSDSCLPPANMEAQTTNDKKRSASLTVVQLSILINNIPDEGQVEKLDVFLSPSDIINYLTLIEAAGQICVAQWQGPLRLGCLFFHGDHLLAVNDLKPHDLDEASLFLSRSVQKEKIKLTIGRIPNSEKFHAVACTCPLKDEGVVPFQVDSSGSGKTLKRSPAIRKNPCKGSRE; this is encoded by the exons ATGCAGTCTGTACATAAGATGTTTAAATGCCGCCCTGATGAGGTGATGTCCATCCGAACCACTAACAGAGAATACTTCCTCATTGCTCAGGACAG GGAGAAGATTAAAGACTGGGTCAGCTTCGTGTCATCATTCTGCCACCATGGAGAGCCAGCACGCCACAATCCAGAG CAGGAGAAATTCAAACTGTGTGGTAAAAGGCCCTCCTCCGAACCCAGCCCTCTCCTTGGTCCTTCCAGCACATCAGAGGCTATCGGCCCCACCACACCAAGAAACAGTCTTCCAGACATG catttaatggaaaaaaattctccAGGACTCAGACAAGCCCATTTACTACGTTATTTCTCGTCAGAGACTACTGAAGATACAGAAGAGAGTCATTATATTAGTCCTCAAAGTATTCTTTTAGAG TTGGATACTTTTGTTGCTTCCAATGATTCTGGTGAATCTGCTGAAGCTGATAGTCCAGACCAGTTCTCCAAGACAACTGAGGATCACTACATGTCAATGAAATCCTG TTTTTTCAGAGAGACATCCCACGAGACTGCTGATAGCGAAAAGGAATCCCAGGCCCTTCCAGAGAGCCAGAATAGCGGGCTTCACTTGCAAGAACAAGATTCACAAAGTGACTCTTGTCTTCCACCTGCCAATATGGAAGCACAGACCACGAATGACAAAAAGCGGTCGGCCTCACTTACTGTTGTGCAATTATCTATACTAATCAA TAACATCCCTGATGAAGGCCAAGTGGAGAAATTAGATGTGTTCCTTTCTCCTTCCGACATCATCAATTATCTTACTCTCATAGAAGCCGCAGGACAGATATG TGTGGCTCAGTGGCAAGGCCCCCTGCGCCTGGGATGCTTATTCTTTCACGGAGATCATCTTTTGGCCGTGAATGACCTGAAGCCCCACGACCTGGACGAGGCCTCCTTGTTTCTCAGCCGGTCTGTCCAGAAGGAG aaaataaaactcacCATCGGCCGGATCCCAAATTCAGAGAAATTCCATGCTGTCGCCTGTACATGCCCCTTAAAAGATGAAGGTGTTGTACCTTTTCAAGTGGATAGCTCTGGATCAGGGAAGACACTGAAGAGGAGCCCAGCCATTAGAAAGAATCCGTGCAAAGGAAGTAGAGAGTAA